A segment of the Carya illinoinensis cultivar Pawnee chromosome 1, C.illinoinensisPawnee_v1, whole genome shotgun sequence genome:
TCTGTATAAAACATATCAATTCAATGTTGCACTCATCACCGTCTTTTTCGATATACCATTCTGGGGATGAATTTCAGGATTTAGAGGGTCGAGATCCGAGTCAAGAAGCGCTGGAGAGAACTATTACCATAGGCGAGAGCTTAGAAGCCATAGGTAGTGGTGAATTCAGCTTTAACAAGAAGAGTATGAGCTTGATTGTGGAAAGGGAAGAGGAGAAGGATGAAGTTGTTGATGGGATTCAGAGTGGAAGTGTTGAAGAAGAAGCGAATGAACCACCTAGTCCACCCTTGTACCTTGCgacagggcttgggattgacaCTTCTGGTTTTGGTGTTGGCGGTGGCCGTGGTTTTGATGAGTTCAATTTAGCTGTGGCGAACTTCGATGATGGTGGCGATGTTGAAGAGTACTGCAAGAGGATGGTTGATGAATATCCGTGCCACCCGTTGTTTCTGAGAAAatatgctcaagttttgcagGTTAGTCTTCTTTGCCTTGTGCTTCTGCTTTTTTCCTgatttgtaaatctcttaaagcTACACaaaaatttgaggaaatatATCTTACAAGAAATTGGATCTACTAATAATTGTGAATACTAGCCTCGTTTATACATCCATAGATCGGTTGATTATATCGAATACCTATTTTCAACTCCTGATTAATCGGATCTGATTGATAATAGTTCTTAGAAGTGGCAGGGTCGAAGCGTTTATCTTTTTCTAGTTGTTCGATCGTGGGCCAATTACAGAGTAGACTATAACCAAATTAGACCCCACCTCAGAGGGTACTCGTACTTCAATTTCTGCTATCCcgtttgttgttgttgttgttggtggTGTTGGTGGTGGCgcttctgctgctgctgctgcttttgCTATGTTCCTGTTATTAGGCCTGACCATAAGGCAGGCTATATGTGTCTCTGACCCTTTCTCATGAGGCTTTACCTCTATACTTGAGCGAAAGTGCCTCAATTTGATGAAACCTTGCCCTCTGGGGTGCAACAGTGATGCCATTTAGTTTTAAGCCCAATTGCATTACTCACGATTAAAGCTTCTTTTACGAAGAAATAGTTTGGTGATGAAAGCTGAGATTATTGTATGTGGAAACTTGGTGAAAACTCTACAGATCAAAACGATCTACTACAACTAACGCAAGTGTAGAATGGCTAGAAAAATTAAAgagtaaaaacaaaaatcttcaaaataactgATAATGGTCATATCATTTTCAATAAAGGGAAGCAGTCTTTGTACAATTCAAAGATTAGATTTCACATTATGAAACGTGCCTCCTTTTTCTAtgctcttttcttatttttcctcaAGTCCAAGGGAGACCTTCAAGGAGCAGAGGAATACTATTATCGTGCTACACTAGCAGATCCTGAAGATGGTGAAATTATGGTGCTATATGCTAAACTCGTGTGGGAGCACCATCATGACCAAGATAGAGCCTTGAGTTACTTTGAGCGGGCAGCTCAAGCCGCTCCTCAGGATAGGTGAGCACTTCCTCCATCTGGCATCATGAAAAGAATACGGCTCTAAGTTTGTGCTTTGAACTGCTGCAGATTATACTTTATGGAGTTGTATTAGATTCTAGACTCTTGTTGCCAAAACCTATCACTGACCTTCAGAAACTGGATGACCCAATGTGAACTTGCAAACCTAATTTTAGAAATCATGCCCAAAAGTTAAccttttaatttcttgtttccAGCCCTGTTCTTGCAGCATATGCTAGTTTCCTCTGGGAAATAGAGGATGACAAGGAAGAATATGAAGCATCTCAAGCTCACATTCAGGTGTAACATTTGGTCAGAGGAATTGATGGCTTCAAAAAATGTTTCGCGATGTTGGAAAGATTCTAATGCTTTCAGGATAAAGTGCAGATTGAGCAGGAAAAACGTGCAGAGGAACTCGAAATGTCAACCtccaaagaaaaagttgaaatagtaagttcatcccaacatgCACCAGGTCTTAAGATTGATGTAGCTGGTTTTCCTGCGGCTGAATCCAGCAGAGGCAGCAATGTTGAGGAGTATCATAAGAAGATGGTTGAGGATAATCCTAACAACCCCTTGTTTCTAAGAAATTATGCTCAGTTCCTATGTCAGGTAAGATAATCATATTTTGTTCCCTATCTCATCTTAGTCTAGGGCCTGGTTTGGTTTCACAAACCTttgaaaccatctcatctcatctcgtcttaacatccaaacaccattcaaacacaaacatttttcaatttcaaattttcaaattttcaactttttcatctaatcaattGCCTAATtgttacaactttcccaaacttctaaacaaaacacaaaaaataattcaactttttcaaatccaaaaaaaaaagttatattctaaCACTCTTTtaactttctaattttttattcaacattttctctcttttcccaaaaccccataaaaatcttaattcaaactatttcactactatggacagatttttcatctcatctgtgtaaccaaacgtaACTCTTCATGGTTAGCTTATTTTACTCAACATCTATTGACAAGAATGTGAGGCCAATATAGTTAATGGATTAAACATCACCATAAACTGTTTTGTGTGAGCTCATTCTGCTTCTTTATGAGACCCAGTTCTGTAGCGTCTCTTGGGTTAGTACACTTTATCCAGCTCAGTGGAAGACTAAGACTAATTGCATGCTTTTAGTGGTGTGATCAACATATGCCTTCATTCTGCATTATAGTAAGATTTTGGAATAGTTTGATTTTCAGGAGTTTAGTACTTACAGAACATATGAATGTTTCTCTCACATTTAGCAATATTAACTTAGCTAAAATGACCTTTGCCTCTTACTGCAGATTAGAATATACTCTGAACCACTAAGTCGTGAAAACTTGATACAATTGCTTATGACTTCATGTGTGTGTGTTCACATGAGTGTTTTCATGTGTATGTGAGTGTGTGCAGGGGTGTTGCCTGTGCAGGTCTCatgttccttttttattttggggTGGGAGGTTCTGTGAGAAGTCTTGAATATTATTGCAAACATGGGAACTCCTCACATGAACTGCTCATAATTTTAATACAACTATGCACCAACGGATTTGGTAATGGGAAATCTTGCTGTATTTCAATGTTTGCATCAAGAACAAGTCCCAAGATACATAGGGACGTGCCTCCTGCTGAACTGGTGAAATTGTGTCAGTGGTagaatggagaatctagacaTACATTAGTAGATTAGTTAATTGGAGTACCCATTTCAGATAGGAGGAGTTATTTGTCTTGCCCATGGCTGCAAAATggctccaatatatatatatggatccaTACATGCTAGATGATATCCATGGATAAAGAGTGTGAACAAGAATTACATGGTTCAGCACTAAACTAGAAGACTCGTTTAGAGTAAGTAAGGAGACATTTTATGTATCTGCTACTTGTGACTGTACAGAAAGGGAAAGTCCATATATGGACCTGGTCAAGTTAGCTCCCTACATTGATGAATAATATTCTGGATTTCAATGGCAGTCACATCATGGTTTTCAGTGGGATTGATTTTAGAACAAGCAAGCAAAAGTTTGCTTAGTGTAAAAATCACAAGGCTTGATGAGGATACAGCAGAAACCTGATAAGAGAGGAAGCCGAGACTTCATGTAGAACACGATTTCAAAAATATGTAGAAGCTCCACTAACAACAACTTCTGAACCGTTCTTCAAGATTGCACCCATCATCACAAGCTTAAGATCAAAGTAATTCATTGACACAATAACTCATGACAGAGAATTGAATTATTTGGGAATCCATTGGCTTGAAATTTACTGCATGTAACTCATATATTTCCATTACAAAATATTCGTTAAATTCACTACGGGTGCCTTTGCCCCCAATGGAgcattggaaaaagaaaaaaaaatgatgtactTGTAGGATCCTCAAGAATTTATGTGAGGATTGGTTATTGCTAATTGGTATAAATCCCATTTTATGACCGGCATTGCACTTTTGAGGCAGCAAAACAATACATATCTCTACATATTCTGTGAACATTTATCACATATTTATCAGGATAAGAAGAATATGCACGGAGAAGATTATACATAGTGTCTCTCAATAACATTAAATTGTTCTCTGCTTGACTCAATGGAACTCATGTTTAATTATCATGTTCAACCTACAGTCCAAGGGAGACCTCCAAACAGCAGAGGAATTTTACATGCGCACTATACTAGCTGATCCTAGTGATGGTGAAATCATGTCACAATATGCTAAATTGGTGTGGGAACTCTACCATGACCAAGATAAAGCATTGTCCTACTTTGAGAGAGCAGTTCAGGCTTCTCCTGGAGATAGGTACAATTGTCTTGCACAACTCCTAATTTCagtgtttgaactttgaattgTTTCCTTTATTCTCATCGTGTTAAAAAGATGTTCCTTCAGCATTGAACGCACGTCTTACTACTAGCACATGTATAATGTATTATGATGATGTGGGACCAAGCTCTTAGTTAGCCATCTAGGAGGTTATTCCAagcttaaaataaatatgatccAGTGTATCACTTAAGTTGGATGCTTAGTAATAGTTGtcacaaactcttttcccttcaGAAAATCCTGTTCTCCAGGCACTAGATGATCTGCTTCATGATAGAAGTTGCTTAGAGAACGAAATCCACAACTTCTCACATAACTACAAGAATGAAGAGGGGGATGATGATTCTCAAAAAGACATTGCCTATATGACCTTACCAgttttggttgattgttttcTGTTTTCAGCCATGTTCTTGCAGCATATGCTAGTTTCCTCTGGGAGACGGAAGACGAGGAAGATGGTGACCCAAGGCACGGCAGTGATCGGGCACTTCTTATCCACGGATAACCCATGAGTGCAGCAAATGCTTAACTCCAACACGGAAAGGAAGACCGTTAGTCAGTTGTAATGCTTCAAAGATGCAAAAGAATGAAACCAACACTCACTTCTGTTGGAAGGTTAAAAAATTTCCATTAAATTTGGGTTGTTTGCTGAAATATGGTTCATCATTATTCAGAGGGCTTCCTTAGTCACCTATTTATGAATGTTGGGGTCCAAACCCGAGaaggtaaaataaaatgagattttagcAAAAAGTGCAATACAATGTTGTAACAGAGTACctgaaaataatgaaataaatgaattattttattttaacatgtTGGATTAAGGCATGTAACAGATGCAACAAGACAAGCAGTAACGTTTGGTGTTTCATTTCAATTTGAATGTGATTGGAACTTGCATAATTTTGTGCTCTCTGGACAGATAGGATCTATTAGACTATTATTAGTCGCAATGTAGGTTTAAGAGCATAGTTTGAGAGCAGGGAAGGAGTTGCACAATGGGAAGATTTGGTTGGAAATCTTGAAAGGCGAAACCTGAAGCTTGTGCACAGACGCCCATTGTGCTGCGTTGAAAATCCTGTTGGACCTGATACGCAaaaaaagtctttttttttttttttcaaccccTACTTAACAGCGAGAAGAGATGGCAAATCTTACCGCTGCAAGTGACCGTTGGCCTaaatttcatcttttatttttattctatttttttcttcatatttttttatcatttttaaatatttttaaaaaataaaaaaatacatcaatatttaaaatcatttttttaataattaagtaaaaaaataaaaaatttgacaaCCAGTCAACATGAGCAGTCAATATGGGGACATACAAGCTTTTCCCAATCGCATATCTTCCCAGCCGCATCCTTTCCCCGGACACAAGCCTATGGGCCTAAAAAGTTGCCCATTAAACTTACGAATGGGTTTTCGATCTCAGTTGACCTTATTATGGGGCTTGTCATGCTTTAGATCAAAACATGATGCTTTTGTTTTGGACCCTGTCTCGATGTCTGGTGAGCAGGAGAACTCAAAACTCAGGATCAAACACAAAAGGATGCGACCAGCACATATTAGAATTTCCAAGAACAAGACAACGGTTCGAGGACAAGCTTAATTGCGTATTATAAATAATCTTAACTTGGATAACAAACCATCATGCCCTGAGCATCCTTGGTTTCGGAGCCATTCTAATTCCAAAACATGGGTAAGCATGACAATCAAATCACCTTTCAGATTACAAAGTGAAAAAGGGAACGCACTTCCTTTTCTTTGCAATACTAtgaagaaaagaagataaataataacaataataatcagTCCGTCAGGTTGCTGAAATCTCGCTTCCAGCAAAATTGAATTAACGGCTTACAGGGCGAACAAAGTCATACCTTCAAGACAATAggaatatataaatgaataaataaatcatttaaacATGCAGTTATCAATAGCACAAACAATGACAGATTCACTGGATTAAGAGCGCATAATTGCAAACACGCTGCTgttgatttaaaataatttcctGGCAGAGATTCAGAGAATGGGCGACATATGTGATTCATTGTGCAAAACATTTAAACAAAGCTGGCTCCTGAAAGTGATTTCATAATCTTTCAATGGTGAATGTGCCGAGCTGCATGGCTCAACTCAAAACTGCAATCTCCCTTGTTCAAgaattctaattaaattacttatatatatatatatatataaagaattctAATTAAATGGCTCTGGTGGACTTTGTCCACGTCCTGATACTTGGAGACCTGAGAACCCCCTGTCTTGCCAGGAACCCGGCCGATAGAAACCATTTCCTCTTAGTCTGCTGTAGTCCTGGTCACTTCCTCTACCAAAACTCCGAGAGCTAAAACGTCCCCTTGGTGCATCTGCTTGGTAGCTGACCCTACCCCTGCCCCTCCCTGTTCATAAAAATATACAGCTCTTTTCTGATAAGTAAACAATATACAATTAACTGATGATTTAGTTTGAAATAGTGATTTGTTGAGACCAACATGGAACGGGTGATTATCCATGCTAAAATGAACTTGCTACTTCAAATGTCACCAAATCCATGCTACAGTATTCATTGTATCCGCTTAGAAGGCTTACTAATTCAGGTCAGACAAGATAGTATAATCAAGAATCCCAATcataaaaagatattataaCCAAGAATCATAATCAAGGCATATATTCTATGAATACAAAAGGGCATAATGTTGCGGGCAAAACCAAAGCAGCAGACTTTTTCAAATGTGATTTTGTCATTTCacttaaatatatcacaaaaaaGTGATGCCGACAATCCACCTCAGATATCATCAATATCTAAATCTAAatcaacatttatttttttattttaaaacatttctAGTCTTTCAATGGTATTGGCTTATTGTCAAAGAATGTCATATTTACACAACAATTCATGAAAGTATTTGGGGCCATTTCCtgaaagaaaagatagaaagaaaaaaaatacacacttGATCCCCGAGATGGAATGTTGCTGTTTGGTCTCCGCTCTTCAATGTACACTTGCCGTCCAGCAATTTGAACAGAACCCGCCTACAGACAAAAATCAGAGTTGCTTTAATATACAAAtacaacaaaaacataaaaattccttttttttaaaaaaaaaagcaataaaaagCATTAAATTGCACAAGTAATGGAAATTCcccaaagaaacaaaaaatcttaattttaaattataatatatccaATTTCGGAAATTTAAGAGAGCTAAAAAAaacatatgtattttttttgttggcacCAAGTGTCTGAGAACAAAGTCCCAACTAATCCTGGGTTTGCATAGACCTGGCAAGGATTTTCatcaggtaattcaaggggaagttCCCCCAGTTTGATGGCCCCTAGAAAATGTTTGCACACAaaaggatttgaaccttaggcCTAGATGGAGCATACCACCAataccaaggcctttaccacttgagccaacctgTAGGGTttacactaaaaaaatatatacaacttcCAAAATCTAATGCAAAATAGAGAACTGGAAAGTATGCTCATTTCACAAAATAAGTTTAAAGTAATTGTCATCTATGGTATATAATTTCGTAATAGCTTTTTTTTGtccaagtaaaatataattttataataactaAAAGATTTATTATATCACAGATTCTCTAAACATATCCAGACCTTGATTGCATTCTGAACGCCGGTCATATCTTCAAATTCGACAAACGCATAGCAAACACCAACCTCCTGCACACAATAAGCATTTAGCTTCATACAAGTTGATGCTATAATAAAGTAAAACAGTTCAATAAGGTGCAAAAGACATGAACCTTGCGACTTCTAACGACCACACCCTCCTCACTGAGTTTACCAAAATTCTTGAATTCCTCCTCAATTTCAGAAGCAGATACAGTAGGTGATAGGTTTCTCACATAAACAGACTTGATTTCGTCTACAAGCATCCAtacataaaatcaaataaaggcTCCAAAATCCAACATAACCAACAACTTCGAAGGCAATTACAAACATATGATATCTTATCCAATTTTGCAGGAAAGG
Coding sequences within it:
- the LOC122276384 gene encoding uncharacterized protein LOC122276384, producing MLHSSPSFSIYHSGDEFQDLEGRDPSQEALERTITIGESLEAIGSGEFSFNKKSMSLIVEREEEKDEVVDGIQSGSVEEEANEPPSPPLYLATGLGIDTSGFGVGGGRGFDEFNLAVANFDDGGDVEEYCKRMVDEYPCHPLFLRKYAQVLQSKGDLQGAEEYYYRATLADPEDGEIMVLYAKLVWEHHHDQDRALSYFERAAQAAPQDSPVLAAYASFLWEIEDDKEEYEASQAHIQIEQEKRAEELEMSTSKEKVEIVSSSQHAPGLKIDVAGFPAAESSRGSNVEEYHKKMVEDNPNNPLFLRNYAQFLCQSKGDLQTAEEFYMRTILADPSDGEIMSQYAKLVWELYHDQDKALSYFERAVQASPGDSHVLAAYASFLWETEDEEDGDPRHGSDRALLIHG